The Apus apus isolate bApuApu2 chromosome 8, bApuApu2.pri.cur, whole genome shotgun sequence genome has a window encoding:
- the B3GNT7 gene encoding UDP-GlcNAc:betaGal beta-1,3-N-acetylglucosaminyltransferase 7, translating into MFQWRKTIYKTVCLSFLLVITVTVLQRGMAPSQFMQGQQQKELPPLEPLKTQKRDNAFSITSTFWKSKKEKGPLKEEESVTAKQVKSWDVTTTNCSANQNFSKVDWFKGLEPNFQQFLLYRHCRYFPMLINHPEKCSKDVYLLIVVKSIITQHDRREAIRRTWGQEKEVDGKRIRTLFLLGTASKEEERANYQKLLDYENHIYGDILQWDFLDSFFNLTLKEVHFLKWLNIYCDNVRFIFKGDDDVFVSPSNILEFLEDKKEGEDLFVGDVLYKAKPIRKKENKYYIPSALYNKNNYPPYAGGGGFIMDGPLAKRLHKASETLELYPIDDVFLGMCLEVLKVSPVGHEGFKTFGIVKNKNSKMNKEPCFFRSMLVVHKLLPPELLQMWDLVHSNLTCSRKLNVL; encoded by the coding sequence GAGGAAGACCATCTACAAAACTGTGTGCCTTTCCTTCTTGCTGGTGATCACAGTGACAGTGCTGCAACGGGGAATGGCCCCCAGCCAGTTCatgcagggacagcagcagaaggagctgcCCCCTCTGGAGCccctgaaaacacagaagagagacAACGCCTTCTCCATCACCAGCACCTTCTGGaagagcaagaaagagaaaggtCCTCTGAAAGAGGAGGAGAGTGTGACAGCAAAGCAAGTGAAATCCTGGGATGTCACCACTACCAACTGCTCAGCCAACCAGAACTTCAGCAAGGTGGACTGGTtcaaagggctggagcccaACTTCCAGCAGTTCCTACTCTATCGGCACTGCCGCTACTTCCCCATGCTGATCAACCACCCCGAGAAGTGCAGCAAGGATGTCTACCTGCTCATCGTGGTCAAGTCTATCATCACACAGCACGACCGCCGTGAGGCCATCCGGAGGACCTGGGGCCAGGAGAAAGAGGTGGATGGCAAGAGGATCAGGACACTGTTCTTGCTGGGCACAGCTtccaaggaggaggagagagccAACTATCAGAAACTGCTGGATTATGAGAACCACATCTATGGGGACATCTTGCAGTGGGATTTCCTGGACAGCTTCTTCAACCTCACCCTCAAAGAGGTCCATTTCCTGAAGTGGCTGAACATCTACTGTGATAATGTCCGTTTTATCTTCAAAGGTGATGATGATGTGTTTGTGAGTCCCAGTAACATCTTGGAGTTCCTGGAGGAcaagaaggagggagaggaccTCTTTGTGGGGGATGTCCTCTACAAGGCCAAGCCAATCCGGAAGAAGGAGAACAAGTACTACATCCCCAGTGCCCTCTACAACAAAAACAACTACCCGCCCTATGCAGGGGGTGGAGGCTTCATCATGGATGGACCCCTGGCCAAGAGGTTGCACAAGGCCTCGGAGACGCTGGAGCTGTACCCCATTGATGATGTCTTCCTAGGGATGTGCTTGGAGGTCCTTAAAGTATCACCTGTTGGGCACGAGGGCTTCAAAACTTTTGGCATTGTGAAGAACAAGAACAGCAAGATGAACAAGGAGCCGTGTTTTTTCCGGAGTATGTTGGTGGTTCATAAACTGCtgcctccagagctgctccaaatGTGGGACTTGGTCCATAGTAACTTGACATGCTCAAGAAAACTCAATGTCCTTTAG
- the NCL gene encoding nucleolin isoform X1 — translation MVKISKAPKNQIKQKKMVPPPKKFEESEEEESSELEESSGEEVTGLGMKSKMIPQKKQKVAVTPAKKAATPAKKVATPAKKAVTPAKKPVATPAKKAVVPSPKKAAVLTKGAKNGKNAKKEESEEEDEDDDEDDDDEEEDDDEEDDSDEEDEPPMPVKPAAKKPVALPAKKPAVVVAKQESEEEEDDDEEDDDEEEDDESEDEAMDTTPVQVKKATPAKAAPVKAKAESEDEEVEEGEEDDEDEEEEEDEEDAEEDSEDEKPVKEAPGKRKKEMANKSAPEAKKKKTEVKGPMSAFSLFVGNLVPTKEYEELKTGIREFFGKKNIEVLDVRIGSSKKFGYVDFSSGEDLDKALQMNGKKLMGSEIKLEKAKSKETMKEDKKERDARTLFVKNLPYRITEEEIRDVFENAAEVRIVMNKEGTSRGMAYIEFKTEADANKALEEKQGTEINGRTIIIDFTGEKSNQEHQKGGESKTLIVNNLAYAASEESLQEVFKKASSIKMPQNNQGRPKGYAFVEFPTAEDAREALNSYNNTEIEGRTIRLEFSSPSWQKGTMNARGGFNQQSKTLFVRGLSEDTTEETLRESFEGSISARIVTDRDTGSSKGFGFVDFSSPEDAKAAKEAMEDGEIDGNKVILDFAKPKGEFQRGGGFGGGFGGRGGGRGGGRGGRGGFGGRGGGRGFGGRGGGFRGGRGGGGDHKPQGKKIKFE, via the exons ATGGTGAAGATCAGCAAG gctcCCAAGAAtcaaatcaaacagaaaaaaatggttcCTCCCCCCAAAAAGTTCGAGGAAAGCGAGGAAGAAGAGTCTTCTGAGCTAGAGGAAAGCAGCGGAGAAGAGGTGACCGGGCTGGGAATGAAGTCGAAA ATGATCcctcagaagaaacagaaagttGCAGTTACACCAGCCAAGAAGGCAGCTACCCCTGCAAAGAAGGTCGCCACTCCTGCAAAAAAGGCAGTTACCCCTGCCAAGAAGCCTGTGGCTACTCCAGCTAAGAAAGCTGTTGTTCCATCACCTAAAAAGGCTGCTGTCCTCACCAAAGGAGCAAAGAATGGAAAGAACGccaagaaggaagaaagtgaggaggaggatgaagatgatgatgaagatgatgatgatgaggaggaggatgatgatGAAGAGGATGATTCTG ATGAGGAGGATGAACCACCAATGCCTGTGAAGCCTGCAGCCAAAAAGCCTGTGGCTTTACCAGCCAAAAAGCCTGCAGTTGTGGTAGCAAAGCAagagtctgaagaagaggaggatgatgatgaggaggatgatgatgaagaggaagatgatG AGTCTGAAGATGAAGCCATGGACACAACGCCTGTTCAGGTGAAGAAGGCTACTCCAGCAAAGGCTGCACCAGTGAAAGCCAAGGCAGAATctgaagatgaggaagttgaaGAGGGTGAGGAGGATGAtgaggatgaagaggaggaggaggatgaagaggatGCTGAGGAGGACAGTGAGGATGAAA AGCCTGTCAAGGAAGCAcctggaaagaggaagaaagaaatggcCAATAAAAGTGCTCCGGAggccaagaaaaagaaaacagagg TGAAAGGGCCCATGTCAGCTTTCTCCCTCTTTGTGGGAAATTTAGTCCCCACCAAGGAGTATGAAGAACTGAAGACTGGCATCAGAGAATTCTTTGGGAAGAAGAATATTGAGGTCTTAGATGTCAGAATTGGTTCTTCCAA GAAATTCGGCTATGTAGACTTCTCATCTGGTGAAGACCTGGATAAAGCTCTCCAAATGAATGGGAAGAAGTTAATGGGTAGTGAAATCAAACTGGAAAAGGCAAAGAGCAAGGAAACGATGAAAGAAGATAAGAAAG AGAGAGATGCTAGAACCCTGTTTGTGAAGAACCTGCCCTACCGCATCACTGAGGAGGAGATAAGAGATGTGTTTGAAAACGCAGCAGAAGTGCGGATAGTCATGAACAAGGAGGGCACCAGCAGAGG GATGGCCTATAttgaatttaaaacagaagctgATGCAAATAAAGCtctggaggagaagcagggcaCAGAGATCAATGGTCGTACCATTATCATTGACTTCACTGGTGAGAAGAGCAATCAAGAACATCAGAAAG GTGGAGAGTCAAAGACCCTAATTGTCAACAACCTTGCATatgctgcttcagaagaaagTCTTCAAGAAGTGTTTAAGAAAGCTTCTTCCATCAAGATGCCACAGAACAACCAGGGCAGGCCTAAAGG GTATGCGTTTGTAGAATTCCCCACAGCTGAGGATGCCAGAGAGGCATTGAATTCCTATAACAACACAGAGATTGAAGGCAGAACAATCAGGCTGGAATTCAGTTCACCATCATGGCAGAAAGGGACCATGAATGCAAGAGGAGGATTTAATC aacaaagcaaaacattgtTTGTCAGAGGCCTTTCTGAGGACACCACAGAAGAGACGCTAAGAGAATCATTTGAAGGCTCTATCAGTGCTAGAATAGTCACAGACAGAGACACCGGGTCATCTAAAGG GTTTGGGTTTGTAGACTTCAGCTCCCCAGAAGATGCCAAAGCAGCTAAAGAAGCCATGGAGGATGGAGAGATAGATGGAAACAAAGTAATCCTGGATTTTGCCAAACCAAAGGGTGAATTTCAACGTGGTGGCGGATTTGGTGGTGGATTTGGAGGCAGAGGTGGTGGCAGAGGCGGAGGCCGAGGAGGAAGAGGTGGATTTGGAGGCAGAGGTGGTGGCAGAGGATTTGGAG gtagAGGAGGTGGTTTCcgaggaggcagaggaggaggtggagatCACAAGCCACAAGGGAAGAAGATAAAGTTTGAATAa
- the NCL gene encoding nucleolin isoform X2, which yields MVKISKAPKNQIKQKKMVPPPKKFEESEEEESSELEESSGEEMIPQKKQKVAVTPAKKAATPAKKVATPAKKAVTPAKKPVATPAKKAVVPSPKKAAVLTKGAKNGKNAKKEESEEEDEDDDEDDDDEEEDDDEEDDSDEEDEPPMPVKPAAKKPVALPAKKPAVVVAKQESEEEEDDDEEDDDEEEDDESEDEAMDTTPVQVKKATPAKAAPVKAKAESEDEEVEEGEEDDEDEEEEEDEEDAEEDSEDEKPVKEAPGKRKKEMANKSAPEAKKKKTEVKGPMSAFSLFVGNLVPTKEYEELKTGIREFFGKKNIEVLDVRIGSSKKFGYVDFSSGEDLDKALQMNGKKLMGSEIKLEKAKSKETMKEDKKERDARTLFVKNLPYRITEEEIRDVFENAAEVRIVMNKEGTSRGMAYIEFKTEADANKALEEKQGTEINGRTIIIDFTGEKSNQEHQKGGESKTLIVNNLAYAASEESLQEVFKKASSIKMPQNNQGRPKGYAFVEFPTAEDAREALNSYNNTEIEGRTIRLEFSSPSWQKGTMNARGGFNQQSKTLFVRGLSEDTTEETLRESFEGSISARIVTDRDTGSSKGFGFVDFSSPEDAKAAKEAMEDGEIDGNKVILDFAKPKGEFQRGGGFGGGFGGRGGGRGGGRGGRGGFGGRGGGRGFGGRGGGFRGGRGGGGDHKPQGKKIKFE from the exons ATGGTGAAGATCAGCAAG gctcCCAAGAAtcaaatcaaacagaaaaaaatggttcCTCCCCCCAAAAAGTTCGAGGAAAGCGAGGAAGAAGAGTCTTCTGAGCTAGAGGAAAGCAGCGGAGAAGAG ATGATCcctcagaagaaacagaaagttGCAGTTACACCAGCCAAGAAGGCAGCTACCCCTGCAAAGAAGGTCGCCACTCCTGCAAAAAAGGCAGTTACCCCTGCCAAGAAGCCTGTGGCTACTCCAGCTAAGAAAGCTGTTGTTCCATCACCTAAAAAGGCTGCTGTCCTCACCAAAGGAGCAAAGAATGGAAAGAACGccaagaaggaagaaagtgaggaggaggatgaagatgatgatgaagatgatgatgatgaggaggaggatgatgatGAAGAGGATGATTCTG ATGAGGAGGATGAACCACCAATGCCTGTGAAGCCTGCAGCCAAAAAGCCTGTGGCTTTACCAGCCAAAAAGCCTGCAGTTGTGGTAGCAAAGCAagagtctgaagaagaggaggatgatgatgaggaggatgatgatgaagaggaagatgatG AGTCTGAAGATGAAGCCATGGACACAACGCCTGTTCAGGTGAAGAAGGCTACTCCAGCAAAGGCTGCACCAGTGAAAGCCAAGGCAGAATctgaagatgaggaagttgaaGAGGGTGAGGAGGATGAtgaggatgaagaggaggaggaggatgaagaggatGCTGAGGAGGACAGTGAGGATGAAA AGCCTGTCAAGGAAGCAcctggaaagaggaagaaagaaatggcCAATAAAAGTGCTCCGGAggccaagaaaaagaaaacagagg TGAAAGGGCCCATGTCAGCTTTCTCCCTCTTTGTGGGAAATTTAGTCCCCACCAAGGAGTATGAAGAACTGAAGACTGGCATCAGAGAATTCTTTGGGAAGAAGAATATTGAGGTCTTAGATGTCAGAATTGGTTCTTCCAA GAAATTCGGCTATGTAGACTTCTCATCTGGTGAAGACCTGGATAAAGCTCTCCAAATGAATGGGAAGAAGTTAATGGGTAGTGAAATCAAACTGGAAAAGGCAAAGAGCAAGGAAACGATGAAAGAAGATAAGAAAG AGAGAGATGCTAGAACCCTGTTTGTGAAGAACCTGCCCTACCGCATCACTGAGGAGGAGATAAGAGATGTGTTTGAAAACGCAGCAGAAGTGCGGATAGTCATGAACAAGGAGGGCACCAGCAGAGG GATGGCCTATAttgaatttaaaacagaagctgATGCAAATAAAGCtctggaggagaagcagggcaCAGAGATCAATGGTCGTACCATTATCATTGACTTCACTGGTGAGAAGAGCAATCAAGAACATCAGAAAG GTGGAGAGTCAAAGACCCTAATTGTCAACAACCTTGCATatgctgcttcagaagaaagTCTTCAAGAAGTGTTTAAGAAAGCTTCTTCCATCAAGATGCCACAGAACAACCAGGGCAGGCCTAAAGG GTATGCGTTTGTAGAATTCCCCACAGCTGAGGATGCCAGAGAGGCATTGAATTCCTATAACAACACAGAGATTGAAGGCAGAACAATCAGGCTGGAATTCAGTTCACCATCATGGCAGAAAGGGACCATGAATGCAAGAGGAGGATTTAATC aacaaagcaaaacattgtTTGTCAGAGGCCTTTCTGAGGACACCACAGAAGAGACGCTAAGAGAATCATTTGAAGGCTCTATCAGTGCTAGAATAGTCACAGACAGAGACACCGGGTCATCTAAAGG GTTTGGGTTTGTAGACTTCAGCTCCCCAGAAGATGCCAAAGCAGCTAAAGAAGCCATGGAGGATGGAGAGATAGATGGAAACAAAGTAATCCTGGATTTTGCCAAACCAAAGGGTGAATTTCAACGTGGTGGCGGATTTGGTGGTGGATTTGGAGGCAGAGGTGGTGGCAGAGGCGGAGGCCGAGGAGGAAGAGGTGGATTTGGAGGCAGAGGTGGTGGCAGAGGATTTGGAG gtagAGGAGGTGGTTTCcgaggaggcagaggaggaggtggagatCACAAGCCACAAGGGAAGAAGATAAAGTTTGAATAa
- the NCL gene encoding nucleolin isoform X3, protein MVKISKAPKNQIKQKKMVPPPKKFEESEEEESSELEESSGEEVTGLGMKSKMIPQKKQKVAVTPAKKAATPAKKVATPAKKAVTPAKKPVATPAKKAVVPSPKKAAVLTKGAKNGKNAKKEESEEEDEDDDEDDDDEEEDDDEEDDSDEEDEPPMPVKPAAKKPVALPAKKPAVVVAKQESEEEEDDDEEDDDEEEDDESEDEAMDTTPVQVKKATPAKAAPVKAKAESEDEEDEEDAEEDSEDEKPVKEAPGKRKKEMANKSAPEAKKKKTEVKGPMSAFSLFVGNLVPTKEYEELKTGIREFFGKKNIEVLDVRIGSSKKFGYVDFSSGEDLDKALQMNGKKLMGSEIKLEKAKSKETMKEDKKERDARTLFVKNLPYRITEEEIRDVFENAAEVRIVMNKEGTSRGMAYIEFKTEADANKALEEKQGTEINGRTIIIDFTGEKSNQEHQKGGESKTLIVNNLAYAASEESLQEVFKKASSIKMPQNNQGRPKGYAFVEFPTAEDAREALNSYNNTEIEGRTIRLEFSSPSWQKGTMNARGGFNQQSKTLFVRGLSEDTTEETLRESFEGSISARIVTDRDTGSSKGFGFVDFSSPEDAKAAKEAMEDGEIDGNKVILDFAKPKGEFQRGGGFGGGFGGRGGGRGGGRGGRGGFGGRGGGRGFGGRGGGFRGGRGGGGDHKPQGKKIKFE, encoded by the exons ATGGTGAAGATCAGCAAG gctcCCAAGAAtcaaatcaaacagaaaaaaatggttcCTCCCCCCAAAAAGTTCGAGGAAAGCGAGGAAGAAGAGTCTTCTGAGCTAGAGGAAAGCAGCGGAGAAGAGGTGACCGGGCTGGGAATGAAGTCGAAA ATGATCcctcagaagaaacagaaagttGCAGTTACACCAGCCAAGAAGGCAGCTACCCCTGCAAAGAAGGTCGCCACTCCTGCAAAAAAGGCAGTTACCCCTGCCAAGAAGCCTGTGGCTACTCCAGCTAAGAAAGCTGTTGTTCCATCACCTAAAAAGGCTGCTGTCCTCACCAAAGGAGCAAAGAATGGAAAGAACGccaagaaggaagaaagtgaggaggaggatgaagatgatgatgaagatgatgatgatgaggaggaggatgatgatGAAGAGGATGATTCTG ATGAGGAGGATGAACCACCAATGCCTGTGAAGCCTGCAGCCAAAAAGCCTGTGGCTTTACCAGCCAAAAAGCCTGCAGTTGTGGTAGCAAAGCAagagtctgaagaagaggaggatgatgatgaggaggatgatgatgaagaggaagatgatG AGTCTGAAGATGAAGCCATGGACACAACGCCTGTTCAGGTGAAGAAGGCTACTCCAGCAAAGGCTGCACCAGTGAAAGCCAAGGCAGAATctgaagatgaggaa gatgaagaggatGCTGAGGAGGACAGTGAGGATGAAA AGCCTGTCAAGGAAGCAcctggaaagaggaagaaagaaatggcCAATAAAAGTGCTCCGGAggccaagaaaaagaaaacagagg TGAAAGGGCCCATGTCAGCTTTCTCCCTCTTTGTGGGAAATTTAGTCCCCACCAAGGAGTATGAAGAACTGAAGACTGGCATCAGAGAATTCTTTGGGAAGAAGAATATTGAGGTCTTAGATGTCAGAATTGGTTCTTCCAA GAAATTCGGCTATGTAGACTTCTCATCTGGTGAAGACCTGGATAAAGCTCTCCAAATGAATGGGAAGAAGTTAATGGGTAGTGAAATCAAACTGGAAAAGGCAAAGAGCAAGGAAACGATGAAAGAAGATAAGAAAG AGAGAGATGCTAGAACCCTGTTTGTGAAGAACCTGCCCTACCGCATCACTGAGGAGGAGATAAGAGATGTGTTTGAAAACGCAGCAGAAGTGCGGATAGTCATGAACAAGGAGGGCACCAGCAGAGG GATGGCCTATAttgaatttaaaacagaagctgATGCAAATAAAGCtctggaggagaagcagggcaCAGAGATCAATGGTCGTACCATTATCATTGACTTCACTGGTGAGAAGAGCAATCAAGAACATCAGAAAG GTGGAGAGTCAAAGACCCTAATTGTCAACAACCTTGCATatgctgcttcagaagaaagTCTTCAAGAAGTGTTTAAGAAAGCTTCTTCCATCAAGATGCCACAGAACAACCAGGGCAGGCCTAAAGG GTATGCGTTTGTAGAATTCCCCACAGCTGAGGATGCCAGAGAGGCATTGAATTCCTATAACAACACAGAGATTGAAGGCAGAACAATCAGGCTGGAATTCAGTTCACCATCATGGCAGAAAGGGACCATGAATGCAAGAGGAGGATTTAATC aacaaagcaaaacattgtTTGTCAGAGGCCTTTCTGAGGACACCACAGAAGAGACGCTAAGAGAATCATTTGAAGGCTCTATCAGTGCTAGAATAGTCACAGACAGAGACACCGGGTCATCTAAAGG GTTTGGGTTTGTAGACTTCAGCTCCCCAGAAGATGCCAAAGCAGCTAAAGAAGCCATGGAGGATGGAGAGATAGATGGAAACAAAGTAATCCTGGATTTTGCCAAACCAAAGGGTGAATTTCAACGTGGTGGCGGATTTGGTGGTGGATTTGGAGGCAGAGGTGGTGGCAGAGGCGGAGGCCGAGGAGGAAGAGGTGGATTTGGAGGCAGAGGTGGTGGCAGAGGATTTGGAG gtagAGGAGGTGGTTTCcgaggaggcagaggaggaggtggagatCACAAGCCACAAGGGAAGAAGATAAAGTTTGAATAa